A genomic window from Nicotiana sylvestris chromosome 11, ASM39365v2, whole genome shotgun sequence includes:
- the LOC138881475 gene encoding uncharacterized protein, whose protein sequence is MYFDGAAHRGGAGAGVVFVTSQGEVLPYSFMLMQLCCNNVAEYQALILGLEMAIEMKRLQLQVFGDSQLVVNQLLGSYEVKKPELRPYHDYAKKLTGWLGDVTIQHMPRKENKKADALAALASSLTLPDQAQVAVCKIWLVPLPNEAEGEENELKHLVAVSEVEKEEWRHPIIDYLCYGILPKNPRRRTKIRRRAPRFLYYKDTLYRRSFEGVLL, encoded by the coding sequence atgtactttgatggtgctgcacaTCGCGGAGGAGCTGGTGCtggtgtagtatttgtcacttctcAAGGTGAAGTTCTGCCCTACTCTTTTATGTTGATGCAACTTTGCTGTAACAACGTTGCTGAGTATCAAGCACTAATACTTGGGCTCGAAATGGCTATCGAAATGAAGcggttgcaattgcaagtctttggtgactctcagttagtggtcaatcagcttttaggtagttacgaggtcaagaagcctgaactacgcccatatcatgattacgctaaaAAGTTAACGGGGTGGCTcggtgatgtgactattcagcatatgccaaggaaagaaaataagaaggcggATGCTTTAGCTGCCCTAGCTTCATCTTTAACCCTGCCCGATCAAGCACAAGTTGCTGTCTGCAAAATATGGTTAGTACCGCTGccaaatgaggctgaaggtgaagaaaatgaactcaagcatcttgtcgcTGTTTCTGAAGTCGAGAAAGAAGAATGGAGACAccccattatcgactacttgtgctatgggatacttccaaaAAATCCGCGGAGAAGAACTAAAATCCGtcgtcgtgcacctcgcttcctttactacaaagataccCTATATAGAAGAtcattcgagggagtactcttgtga